The Fictibacillus arsenicus genome contains a region encoding:
- a CDS encoding GTP cyclohydrolase II, with amino-acid sequence MIQSTFNEKVLSILEDKIQVIKKDEGAIYLVGPIRLPVNLYGETVVFKWYCWLEGCEQTENFEEIINKLSSSNLAEYQQSSVLVYGDFEYSEDALIRMHSICHTGDIFGSKRCDCGYQLKQSMKMITEHGTGALFYLANHEGRGIGLFSKAMAYVLQENGQDTVEANESLGFVDDSRNYDDAIEVLKALRTKPVTLITNNPKKLEALMRAGLPVSGRTPIWGDISEFNEKYLQTKINRSGHLEDEGTFPNEQS; translated from the coding sequence ATGATACAAAGCACTTTCAACGAAAAAGTCCTTTCTATTTTAGAAGATAAAATACAAGTGATTAAAAAGGATGAGGGAGCCATCTATTTAGTCGGACCAATACGCCTTCCTGTTAATTTGTATGGTGAAACGGTTGTGTTCAAATGGTACTGCTGGCTGGAGGGCTGTGAGCAAACCGAAAACTTTGAAGAAATTATTAATAAATTGTCTTCATCAAATCTGGCCGAATATCAGCAATCAAGTGTATTAGTTTACGGTGACTTCGAATACAGCGAAGATGCGCTCATTCGTATGCACTCCATCTGTCATACAGGAGATATTTTCGGCAGCAAGCGCTGTGACTGCGGCTATCAGCTTAAACAGTCAATGAAAATGATCACAGAGCACGGTACAGGCGCTTTATTTTATCTGGCAAACCATGAAGGACGCGGAATTGGACTATTCAGTAAAGCTATGGCTTATGTCCTGCAAGAAAATGGACAAGATACTGTAGAAGCTAATGAAAGCTTAGGTTTTGTTGATGATTCCAGAAACTATGATGATGCGATTGAAGTCTTAAAAGCTTTACGTACAAAACCTGTTACCTTGATTACAAATAATCCTAAAAAACTTGAAGCACTTATGAGAGCCGGATTACCTGTTTCCGGCCGAACTCCTATCTGGGGGGATATCTCTGAATTCAATGAAAAATACCTCCAGACAAAAATCAACCGATCCGGCCACTTAGAAGACGAAGGGACTTTTCCAAATGAGCAGTCATGA
- a CDS encoding arsenic transporter has product MNLHIMISVFVFLMTMLVIFWRPKGINEAWPAAIGACIILITGIVTQADVLEILHKIGGASITIISTIVMAVILESFGFFHWSASRLAILSKGSGYRLYWYIQLLCFLMTLLFNNDGSILITTPILILLLKNFRLKPHQQIPYLLTGALTATASSTPIGVSNIVNLISLKIVDMTLYMYTAMMIVPATLGLLFMSYLMYFLVKKRLPKKLPNLTYDIEQSFFTKKFHPLKGTVSVETKRQRTKFMLKILLFVLLIRCSIFIASYFSIPIEFIAVLGSLVLLIWRWYYLRTNPIDIIKKTPWYIFIFAFSMYVIIYGLHNTGLTDLLLRICTPIVEQGLFQATLLMGGLVTILSNLFNNHPALLIGTITLTEMNLDPITLKTMYLASIAGSDIGALILPIGTLASLIWMHLLKQNKIKMKWKDYLRISLIAVPLTLAVTLILLYTWVHFIFILS; this is encoded by the coding sequence ATGAATCTTCACATCATGATTTCCGTTTTCGTCTTCCTTATGACTATGTTAGTTATATTTTGGAGACCAAAAGGCATCAACGAGGCTTGGCCAGCAGCAATCGGAGCCTGTATCATACTTATTACAGGCATAGTGACTCAAGCTGATGTACTTGAAATCCTTCATAAGATTGGCGGAGCATCGATTACCATTATCTCAACCATTGTCATGGCAGTTATTCTTGAAAGCTTTGGTTTTTTTCATTGGTCAGCTTCCCGTCTTGCTATTCTATCTAAAGGATCAGGATACCGTCTATATTGGTACATCCAACTTTTATGTTTTCTAATGACCCTTTTATTTAATAATGACGGAAGTATTTTAATAACCACTCCGATATTAATTCTGCTTCTCAAAAATTTCAGGTTAAAACCTCACCAGCAAATACCCTATCTGTTAACTGGTGCTCTTACTGCAACAGCATCGAGCACTCCAATTGGGGTAAGTAACATTGTAAATCTAATCTCTTTAAAAATAGTAGACATGACCCTTTATATGTATACAGCGATGATGATTGTGCCGGCTACGCTAGGCTTACTATTCATGTCTTATCTGATGTATTTTCTCGTGAAAAAGAGGCTGCCTAAAAAACTTCCTAATTTGACGTATGATATTGAACAATCCTTTTTCACAAAGAAATTCCACCCTCTTAAAGGTACGGTATCTGTTGAAACAAAACGTCAGCGAACAAAGTTCATGCTAAAGATTTTACTGTTTGTTTTACTAATCAGGTGCTCAATCTTTATTGCTTCATACTTTTCTATCCCAATTGAGTTTATTGCAGTCCTAGGTTCATTAGTCCTGTTAATATGGAGATGGTACTATCTCAGAACAAACCCAATCGATATTATAAAGAAAACCCCATGGTACATTTTTATCTTCGCTTTTTCTATGTATGTAATCATCTACGGACTTCATAATACGGGACTAACCGATCTACTCCTGAGAATTTGCACACCGATCGTTGAACAAGGTCTGTTCCAAGCAACCTTATTAATGGGAGGACTGGTTACGATCCTTTCAAACCTCTTTAATAACCACCCTGCATTGCTTATTGGCACCATAACACTTACAGAAATGAATCTGGATCCCATTACTTTAAAAACAATGTATCTGGCTAGTATAGCAGGCAGTGACATCGGTGCATTAATACTCCCGATTGGAACTTTGGCTTCGTTGATATGGATGCATCTTTTAAAACAAAATAAAATTAAAATGAAGTGGAAAGACTATTTGCGGATTTCGTTAATAGCAGTACCTCTTACATTAGCAGTAACACTGATATTGCTATATACATGGGTACATTTTATTTTTATCTTAAGTTAA
- a CDS encoding SulP family inorganic anion transporter — protein sequence MDLQTIKQEWFGNIRGDVLAGIVVALALIPEGIAFSIIAGVDPMVGLYASFCIAVVIAFVGGRPGMISAATGAMALLMVALVADHGLKYLLAATILTGVIQIIIGLLKLGKYMKFVPRSVMIGFVNALAILIFMAQLPHFIGESWIMYAMVAGALAIIYLFPRITKAVPSPLIAIIVITIIAVMSGSSVRTVGDMGELTQALPMFLIPDIPLTFETLQIIFPYSFALALVGLLESLLTAQIVDDMTDTESDKNKEAKGQGIANIVAGFFGGMAGCAMIGQSVINVKSGGRGRLSTFVAGAFLMVLIILLNDVLVQIPMAALVGVMIMVSIGTFDWSSLTKLHVMPKTDAAVMIVTVVTVVLTHDLSKGVLAGVILSALFFAAKISKVEIQSHMDDALNKKTYFVKGQLFFASVTDFVSHFDFSEDVKSVVIDLTQSHLWDDSAVGAIDKVVMKYRQNNVNVEITGLNEESSVLVKKLAVHDKANANISVH from the coding sequence TTGGATTTACAGACAATTAAACAGGAGTGGTTCGGGAACATACGTGGAGATGTTCTTGCTGGTATCGTTGTGGCATTAGCCTTGATTCCAGAAGGGATTGCTTTCTCAATCATTGCAGGTGTAGACCCGATGGTGGGCTTATATGCCTCATTTTGTATTGCAGTTGTAATTGCATTCGTTGGCGGAAGACCAGGTATGATATCCGCTGCTACAGGTGCAATGGCATTATTGATGGTAGCGTTAGTAGCAGATCATGGATTAAAATATCTATTGGCGGCTACGATTTTAACAGGGGTTATTCAAATTATTATAGGACTTCTTAAGCTCGGAAAGTATATGAAGTTTGTACCGCGCTCAGTTATGATCGGCTTTGTTAACGCATTAGCTATTTTAATTTTCATGGCGCAGCTCCCTCATTTCATTGGAGAATCATGGATTATGTATGCAATGGTCGCTGGTGCTTTGGCTATCATTTATTTATTTCCTAGAATTACGAAAGCAGTTCCTTCACCGTTAATTGCGATCATCGTTATTACAATTATCGCAGTGATGTCAGGATCTTCAGTACGAACAGTTGGAGATATGGGTGAATTAACACAAGCTCTTCCAATGTTCTTAATTCCAGATATCCCATTAACATTTGAAACACTGCAAATTATTTTTCCTTACTCATTTGCATTAGCTCTTGTTGGATTATTGGAATCATTACTAACTGCTCAAATCGTTGATGATATGACTGATACGGAAAGTGATAAAAATAAAGAAGCAAAAGGACAAGGTATTGCCAACATTGTGGCAGGATTCTTTGGAGGCATGGCTGGCTGTGCGATGATCGGGCAATCCGTTATTAATGTAAAATCTGGTGGACGAGGACGTCTATCTACTTTTGTAGCCGGCGCTTTCTTAATGGTTCTGATTATTTTATTAAATGATGTTTTAGTTCAGATTCCTATGGCTGCATTAGTGGGTGTTATGATCATGGTTTCGATCGGCACATTTGATTGGTCTTCACTAACTAAACTGCACGTTATGCCTAAAACAGATGCAGCAGTGATGATTGTTACTGTGGTAACAGTAGTATTAACACATGATTTATCAAAAGGTGTGCTGGCAGGTGTAATTCTTAGTGCATTATTCTTTGCCGCTAAAATCTCAAAAGTTGAAATTCAATCGCATATGGATGATGCTTTAAACAAAAAAACATATTTTGTTAAAGGACAACTATTCTTTGCATCCGTGACAGATTTCGTTTCCCATTTTGACTTTTCTGAGGATGTAAAGTCTGTAGTCATTGACCTAACACAGTCTCACCTTTGGGATGATTCAGCAGTCGGTGCTATTGATAAGGTAGTTATGAAATATCGCCAGAATAATGTAAATGTAGAGATTACAGGGTTAAACGAAGAAAGCTCAGTTTTAGTAAAAAAACTGGCTGTCCACGATAAAGCAAATGCTAACATTTCAGTTCATTAA
- a CDS encoding sigma-70 family RNA polymerase sigma factor, with protein sequence MVKSNTAVKEYPQSEIDQLNYLMDEYGEEIKRLAFTYTKNWQQAEDITQEIFISAYNHISDFREQSTIKTWIYRIAINKCKDYVRSWHYTKALLTNTFYQKSNSLSPEEEYLEFEQKEQISKLILELPIKYREVIILYYFKEFSLEEIAAALDSNLNTVKSRLRRAKKNLETKMEKEGGGYNG encoded by the coding sequence GTGGTAAAGAGCAATACGGCCGTAAAAGAGTATCCACAAAGTGAGATTGATCAATTAAATTACCTTATGGATGAATACGGTGAAGAAATCAAAAGATTAGCGTTCACGTACACAAAGAACTGGCAGCAGGCTGAAGATATAACACAAGAGATTTTCATAAGCGCTTATAATCACATAAGTGATTTTCGGGAACAATCAACAATTAAAACGTGGATTTACCGAATCGCGATAAATAAATGCAAAGATTATGTGCGAAGCTGGCATTACACGAAAGCGTTATTAACCAACACGTTTTATCAAAAATCAAATAGTTTGTCACCAGAAGAAGAATATCTAGAATTCGAGCAAAAAGAACAGATAAGCAAATTGATTCTTGAGCTGCCGATTAAGTATAGAGAAGTCATTATCTTATATTACTTTAAAGAGTTTTCTTTAGAAGAAATTGCTGCAGCTTTAGACAGCAATCTAAATACTGTTAAATCCCGTTTGAGAAGAGCGAAAAAAAATCTGGAAACCAAAATGGAAAAGGAAGGAGGGGGTTACAATGGATAA
- a CDS encoding glycosyl hydrolase family 18 protein, translating to MNKFVFVLTIGFILSINGAKTSYAADTMTVGTVSADKASIYEKSKLNSNIVKNLVKGEEYPILEKKDASPSAQVHTVKDGDTYSLIAKQYGITVSELQGVNHLLGTRLYIGQRLMIPQEMQSHRIDINDSLWKIARHYHVSSDTLIKHNGLKAIILETGNELKIPSGFYKVQLLGRKTGWIPKSNVDIKEVNRFNLGWKYNGTSASYKKQLKIDGLNVVSPRWYTISNTELVSINANEGYAKAAAEAGKQVWPLFGNKFDPELTDFMLSDPDKRHKVIEVIKNSLLRTKSQGINVDFENIDPKNKQDYVLFIHEFKTALEPYNIVVSVDVSRENADPFWSGSLDRAGLGKAADYIVMMGYDEHWASSPKAGSVASIAWTREGIKLLMKEVPSHKIVLGVPFYTREWITNANGQVRSIDRTILETDKLIQEKGLVKKWDWKTSQNYVEFMENGEKHKIWVEDRDSMKLRYDLVEKYHLRGTAAWYVGGASEDIWNILK from the coding sequence GTGAATAAATTTGTTTTTGTTTTAACGATTGGTTTTATTCTATCTATTAACGGTGCAAAAACTTCATATGCAGCAGATACAATGACAGTTGGTACTGTTTCAGCGGATAAAGCATCTATATATGAAAAGTCTAAATTAAATTCAAATATAGTAAAGAATCTCGTAAAGGGTGAGGAATATCCGATCCTTGAAAAAAAGGACGCTTCTCCTTCAGCTCAGGTACATACTGTTAAGGATGGAGATACGTATTCTCTCATCGCAAAACAATATGGAATTACCGTCAGTGAGCTGCAAGGTGTAAACCATTTATTAGGTACACGACTATATATCGGGCAGCGGCTTATGATTCCACAAGAGATGCAGAGTCATCGCATAGACATAAATGATTCATTATGGAAGATTGCAAGACACTATCATGTTTCCTCAGATACCTTAATAAAACATAATGGTTTAAAGGCGATTATTCTTGAAACTGGAAATGAGCTGAAGATTCCATCAGGTTTTTACAAGGTACAGCTTTTAGGGAGAAAAACAGGGTGGATTCCTAAATCAAATGTTGATATTAAGGAAGTAAATCGTTTTAACCTAGGCTGGAAATATAACGGAACAAGCGCTTCTTATAAGAAGCAGCTGAAGATAGATGGGTTAAATGTAGTCTCACCAAGGTGGTATACAATAAGCAATACAGAATTAGTCAGCATAAATGCAAATGAAGGGTATGCCAAAGCCGCTGCCGAAGCAGGAAAACAAGTGTGGCCTCTCTTTGGTAATAAGTTCGATCCGGAGCTGACAGACTTCATGCTTTCAGATCCTGATAAACGCCATAAAGTGATTGAAGTGATAAAAAATTCTCTGCTCCGTACAAAGAGTCAAGGAATTAATGTGGATTTTGAAAACATTGATCCTAAGAATAAACAAGATTATGTGTTATTTATTCACGAATTTAAAACGGCACTTGAACCATACAATATTGTTGTTTCCGTTGATGTGAGCAGGGAGAATGCAGATCCGTTCTGGTCTGGCAGTTTGGATAGAGCAGGCCTCGGAAAAGCGGCTGATTATATTGTTATGATGGGATATGACGAACATTGGGCAAGCAGTCCAAAAGCGGGTTCTGTTGCGTCTATTGCTTGGACGCGTGAAGGAATTAAGCTTTTAATGAAGGAAGTTCCTTCTCATAAAATTGTGTTGGGAGTACCGTTCTATACACGTGAATGGATCACAAACGCTAACGGGCAAGTAAGGAGCATCGACAGAACAATACTTGAAACAGATAAGCTGATTCAGGAAAAAGGACTTGTGAAAAAGTGGGATTGGAAGACATCACAAAACTATGTGGAATTTATGGAAAATGGCGAAAAACACAAGATCTGGGTGGAGGATAGAGATTCCATGAAACTTCGCTATGACCTTGTGGAGAAGTATCACTTGAGGGGAACGGCTGCCTGGTATGTAGGCGGAGCCTCGGAAGATATTTGGAACATTTTAAAATAG
- a CDS encoding DinB family protein: MDKMPSTYEYADYYASYVKLVPQGDIIQILREQMKETFALLSTLTEPQSEYRYAAGKWSIKEVIGHITDTERIMSYRLLSIARGERASLPGYDENEYVAEANFDKQSLKDLLDHFACVRQSTIHLIKSLSGESLSRRGTANNSEVTAQALITIIAGHELHHRKIIQERYLNL, from the coding sequence ATGGACAAAATGCCATCAACCTACGAATATGCAGATTATTATGCTTCTTATGTAAAATTAGTTCCGCAGGGTGATATTATCCAGATCTTAAGGGAACAAATGAAAGAAACATTCGCCTTGCTCAGCACACTAACTGAACCGCAAAGTGAATACAGATATGCGGCGGGAAAGTGGAGTATAAAAGAAGTCATCGGACATATTACTGACACAGAGAGAATAATGAGCTATAGGCTTCTTTCTATAGCAAGAGGAGAAAGAGCATCTCTTCCAGGCTATGATGAGAATGAATATGTAGCGGAGGCTAATTTTGATAAACAATCGCTAAAAGATCTCCTGGATCACTTTGCGTGTGTCCGCCAGTCTACCATTCATCTCATTAAGAGCTTAAGTGGCGAATCACTTTCACGCAGAGGAACTGCAAATAATAGTGAAGTAACAGCTCAAGCATTGATCACGATTATCGCTGGTCATGAATTGCATCACCGAAAGATTATTCAAGAACGATATTTGAACCTCTAA